From Brucella pseudogrignonensis, a single genomic window includes:
- a CDS encoding thioredoxin domain-containing protein — MTDISSNRLRTAPSAYLRQHADNPVHWQVWSKEALDAAQELNRPILLSIGYAACHWCHVMAHESFEDPAVADVMNELFVNVKVDREERPDIDQIYMAALGAMGQQGGWPLTMFLRPDGKPFWGGTYFPPKARHNLPGFIDVLKAVDNLWQGNKEKINHNAEAVFNHLETRLAAQSEASPNDIAHFDTVADRINAMFDPVRGGIDNAPKFPNAPFMDSLWLSWLYSGQSHHRDTFLLSLRTMLQGGIYDHLGGGLCRYSVDADWLVPHFEKMLYDNAQLIRHATYAYAETQDELFRIRIEETVNWLIREMRLPDGSFASSLDADSEGEEGKFYIFTEAEINAVLGDQAAAFKHWYNVKALGNFEGSTILNRLHAVNEKAELPADIEASREKLFDYRSTRIRPGRDEKALTDWNALAIRALAEVGRSFRKPEWIDHAIAAYRSIGSSFEAGRMAHCRMDAELVYPALSSDYAAMINAALSLYEATSDKTFIHDALALKDALNQNNRDASGNYRLSAIEAEDVILHSYGDYDEAIPSATSQIIEAFTRLFLATGDMNLYRQNERLVEQAMGRARVQQYGQIGILNAGRFAAEPLSLVIADTGTDGELVAVATRNPDPRRLDKFVAFEAGTLIELPTGGTSHADKPSAWLCKGQVCLAPVETASALEILLRGHS; from the coding sequence ATGACCGATATCAGCAGCAACAGGCTCAGAACCGCTCCAAGCGCCTATCTGCGTCAGCACGCCGATAATCCGGTTCACTGGCAGGTTTGGAGCAAAGAAGCGCTGGATGCAGCGCAGGAACTCAACCGCCCTATTCTGCTGTCGATAGGCTATGCCGCCTGCCACTGGTGTCATGTCATGGCGCATGAGTCTTTTGAAGATCCTGCCGTTGCAGACGTCATGAATGAACTTTTCGTCAATGTGAAGGTTGATCGGGAGGAACGGCCAGACATTGATCAGATTTATATGGCAGCCCTTGGTGCTATGGGACAGCAAGGTGGTTGGCCGCTGACAATGTTTCTGCGTCCCGATGGTAAGCCATTCTGGGGCGGAACTTATTTTCCGCCGAAAGCACGACATAATCTGCCGGGATTTATCGACGTGCTAAAAGCTGTCGACAATCTCTGGCAAGGAAATAAAGAAAAAATTAACCATAATGCGGAGGCTGTGTTTAATCATCTGGAGACACGTCTTGCCGCACAAAGCGAGGCGAGCCCGAATGATATTGCGCATTTCGACACGGTAGCAGATCGGATCAATGCGATGTTTGATCCTGTTCGTGGCGGCATCGATAATGCACCAAAATTCCCAAATGCTCCCTTCATGGATTCCTTGTGGCTGTCGTGGCTCTATAGCGGCCAAAGCCATCATCGCGATACGTTTCTGCTATCACTGAGAACAATGCTGCAAGGCGGCATTTACGATCATCTCGGCGGCGGGCTTTGTCGTTACAGTGTCGATGCTGACTGGCTGGTGCCGCATTTTGAAAAGATGCTCTACGACAATGCGCAGCTGATCAGACACGCGACTTATGCCTATGCGGAAACGCAAGATGAATTGTTCCGTATCCGAATCGAAGAAACCGTAAACTGGTTGATCCGCGAAATGCGGCTTCCTGACGGAAGTTTTGCGTCCAGTCTCGATGCCGACAGCGAGGGTGAAGAAGGGAAATTCTATATCTTCACCGAGGCCGAGATTAATGCCGTATTGGGTGATCAGGCCGCCGCATTCAAACACTGGTATAATGTGAAAGCTCTAGGCAATTTTGAAGGCAGTACTATTCTCAACAGGCTTCACGCGGTGAATGAGAAGGCAGAGCTTCCTGCTGACATTGAGGCATCGAGAGAAAAGCTTTTTGATTATCGCAGCACACGCATTCGTCCGGGCCGCGATGAAAAGGCACTCACCGACTGGAATGCACTGGCAATCCGGGCGCTGGCAGAAGTGGGCCGCAGTTTCAGAAAGCCGGAATGGATTGATCATGCCATTGCCGCTTACCGTTCGATTGGGTCATCGTTTGAAGCCGGACGCATGGCGCATTGCCGAATGGATGCTGAATTGGTCTACCCTGCCCTGTCATCTGATTATGCGGCCATGATCAACGCAGCGCTTTCGCTTTATGAAGCGACAAGCGACAAAACATTCATTCACGATGCACTTGCACTGAAAGATGCACTCAATCAAAACAATCGCGATGCATCGGGTAATTACCGGCTTTCAGCGATAGAGGCAGAAGACGTCATTCTTCACAGCTATGGAGATTATGACGAGGCCATTCCATCTGCCACCAGTCAGATTATCGAAGCATTCACGCGGCTATTTTTGGCCACCGGAGATATGAATCTTTATCGCCAGAATGAACGGCTGGTTGAGCAGGCAATGGGCCGTGCACGCGTTCAGCAATATGGGCAAATCGGCATTCTGAATGCAGGCCGTTTCGCCGCTGAACCGCTCTCTCTGGTAATAGCTGACACAGGTACGGACGGCGAACTTGTGGCAGTGGCCACGCGCAATCCTGATCCGCGACGGTTGGATAAGTTTGTTGCCTTTGAAGCGGGGACATTGATTGAGCTTCCAACAGGCGGCACATCACATGCGGATAAACCGTCAGCGTGGCTCTGTAAGGGACAGGTTTGCCTGGCGCCCGTCGAGACTGCCTCAGCACTCGAAATCCTGCTCAGAGGCCATTCCTGA